A region of Paenibacillus sp. 37 DNA encodes the following proteins:
- a CDS encoding ABC transporter ATP-binding protein, giving the protein MSKKVIIRAQNLCKTYNSGSEQYHAIRNVDLDIYEGEFTVIMGNSGSGKSTLLYLLSGLDQITAGEVYFRDQRIDAYSEREMSNFRTRRIGYIYQSINLVPDLSIKENIALPGYIAGNKKKDILSRVAELMNAMDIDGQRNRLPSQTSGGQQQRAAIARALINSPDIIFADEPTGSLNMEHGTAVLDILTDIHRKGQSVVMVTHDIKAACRADRLIYIQDGKIGGILEFDTYDEHQIQDREAIIFALVTGKE; this is encoded by the coding sequence TTGTCCAAAAAAGTGATTATCCGTGCACAGAATCTGTGCAAAACGTACAACAGCGGAAGTGAACAATATCATGCCATCCGTAATGTTGATCTCGACATCTATGAAGGAGAATTCACGGTCATCATGGGTAACTCTGGCTCTGGCAAATCAACCCTCCTATACCTGCTAAGCGGACTGGATCAGATCACAGCAGGTGAGGTCTATTTTCGTGACCAGCGGATTGACGCTTACAGTGAACGGGAAATGTCCAACTTCCGTACCCGCCGGATTGGTTATATCTATCAGAGCATCAATCTGGTCCCGGACCTTTCCATCAAAGAAAACATTGCTTTACCGGGATATATTGCAGGAAACAAAAAGAAGGACATCCTATCCCGCGTTGCTGAGCTGATGAATGCCATGGATATTGATGGACAACGTAACCGTCTCCCCTCCCAAACTTCCGGAGGACAGCAGCAACGAGCTGCGATTGCACGGGCTTTGATCAACTCACCGGATATCATTTTTGCGGATGAACCGACCGGAAGCTTAAATATGGAACATGGCACAGCTGTTCTCGATATCCTTACAGATATCCATCGAAAAGGACAGTCGGTAGTTATGGTTACGCATGATATTAAGGCTGCCTGTCGGGCAGATCGCCTGATCTATATTCAAGACGGCAAGATTGGCGGAATCCTTGAGTTCGATACCTATGACGAACATCAAATTCAAGATCGTGAAGCGATTATCTTCGCTTTGGTTACGGGGAAGGAATAA
- a CDS encoding response regulator transcription factor: MLTHQRKVLIIEDESDISRILRDYLTKNQYEAAVAATGQDGLQIMELIQPDYIILDIMLPDMDGIEVCREIRRRNNIPILILSARGSDTDKVLGLGFGADDYMTKPFSLSELLARINAHFRRYDSMTSVGDRTELLHLRNLVIDKKAYKITLNGSEVSLSAKEFELLHYLASHKNQVFSKAQLLDAIWGYATYGDENTVTVYIRRLREKIEADASHPTVLKTVWGVGYKFNYE; this comes from the coding sequence ATGCTAACCCACCAGCGCAAAGTCCTCATCATCGAGGATGAATCAGATATTTCGCGCATTCTGCGAGATTATTTAACCAAAAATCAATATGAAGCCGCCGTGGCAGCCACTGGACAAGATGGACTTCAGATTATGGAGCTTATTCAACCAGACTACATCATTCTGGATATTATGCTTCCGGACATGGACGGGATCGAGGTCTGTCGAGAGATCCGAAGGCGCAATAATATCCCCATCCTCATTCTAAGTGCCAGAGGCAGTGATACCGACAAGGTACTTGGACTTGGCTTTGGAGCAGACGACTATATGACCAAGCCCTTCTCACTGAGCGAACTGTTAGCACGGATTAATGCCCACTTCAGGCGTTATGACAGCATGACTTCCGTTGGAGATAGAACAGAACTACTGCATCTTAGAAACCTGGTAATTGATAAAAAAGCCTATAAAATTACATTAAACGGATCGGAAGTTTCTCTGTCTGCCAAGGAATTTGAACTACTTCATTACTTGGCAAGCCACAAGAATCAGGTATTCTCCAAAGCCCAGTTGCTCGACGCTATCTGGGGATATGCAACCTATGGCGATGAAAATACCGTAACCGTATACATTCGCAGACTGCGTGAAAAAATTGAGGCAGATGCCTCGCATCCGACCGTTCTGAAGACGGTATGGGGTGTCGGTTACAAATTCAATTACGAATAA
- a CDS encoding sensor histidine kinase, with product MSLNRWSKRWLLTTLGLLIIIFSSILALSMMLLQDRNSGESNLSLNQVRLKVNPILLALEQNHQHLNEQNIREVIRSTARETGVLLTYLNLDGKVILSSDSTSEGMQVNLRSALHYDLHHATQAADGNDTLDIAFPVMDGPMGSQIGNAIFSIPQAMVTVLQPMTFPVILISVLMLLSLVLSLFLFWIKRKLDKHLLSPIHQLKQHAESMLKGNYEEKIQYNRNDELLEVYAMFDLMRTEIKHMSEQRIQQEQAQKELITNISHDIKTPITTIKAYIEAIEEGLCNDQETLMEYMGVMRTHTDKTARLVEDLLVHALQELGQISVETREMYSGPILETMLKPIEHVVLTKGLIYKGPNYIPNVLIAIDPTRIEQVISNLAANALKHTAPGDTIRIDLELESGHLKVTIADSGQGIRVQDMPFVFQRYFRGHTSHAEQHVQEGTGLGLSICQSIIEAHGGHISFTSKEGQGTTFRFYLPIC from the coding sequence ATGTCATTGAACAGGTGGTCCAAACGCTGGTTGTTAACAACACTTGGGCTTCTCATTATTATCTTTTCAAGTATCCTTGCACTGTCGATGATGCTGTTACAAGATCGAAATTCAGGCGAATCCAATCTGTCCCTGAATCAGGTTCGACTCAAGGTCAATCCGATCTTACTCGCTTTGGAGCAAAATCATCAGCATCTTAATGAACAAAATATTCGTGAAGTCATACGTTCCACCGCCAGAGAGACCGGGGTTCTACTTACCTATCTAAACTTGGATGGAAAAGTCATTCTGTCCTCCGACTCCACCTCTGAAGGGATGCAAGTTAATCTGCGTTCAGCTCTCCATTATGATCTGCATCATGCCACGCAGGCCGCGGACGGTAACGACACGCTTGATATTGCGTTTCCCGTGATGGACGGACCGATGGGAAGTCAGATCGGCAATGCCATCTTTTCCATCCCCCAAGCGATGGTTACGGTTCTGCAACCGATGACTTTTCCGGTTATATTGATTAGCGTACTAATGCTCCTGTCACTGGTTCTGAGCTTATTTCTATTCTGGATAAAACGAAAACTGGACAAACACCTGCTCTCTCCCATCCATCAATTGAAGCAACATGCGGAATCCATGCTTAAAGGCAATTATGAAGAAAAAATCCAGTACAACCGGAACGATGAATTGCTCGAAGTATATGCCATGTTTGATCTAATGCGCACGGAGATTAAACATATGAGCGAGCAGCGTATTCAGCAGGAACAAGCACAAAAAGAACTCATCACCAATATATCTCATGATATTAAAACACCAATTACCACGATAAAAGCATACATAGAAGCTATTGAGGAAGGACTATGCAACGATCAGGAGACGCTGATGGAATATATGGGAGTCATGCGGACCCATACGGATAAAACGGCACGCCTTGTGGAGGATCTGCTGGTTCATGCACTTCAGGAATTGGGGCAAATTTCGGTGGAAACCCGTGAAATGTACAGTGGGCCTATACTGGAGACGATGTTGAAACCTATTGAACATGTTGTCCTAACAAAGGGGCTTATCTATAAAGGACCCAACTACATCCCCAATGTGTTAATCGCTATCGACCCCACTCGAATTGAACAGGTGATCTCCAATCTTGCCGCCAATGCCCTCAAGCATACAGCTCCAGGAGACACGATACGTATAGATTTGGAACTGGAATCCGGGCACTTGAAAGTGACGATTGCCGATTCGGGTCAGGGAATACGTGTACAGGACATGCCATTTGTTTTTCAGCGTTACTTCAGAGGCCATACGAGTCATGCAGAACAACATGTTCAGGAAGGTACAGGGCTGGGCCTTTCCATCTGCCAAAGCATTATTGAAGCACATGGAGGTCATATTTCCTTTACTAGTAAAGAAGGACAAGGTACTACCTTCCGGTTCTATCTGCCGATCTGCTGA